Proteins encoded together in one Lathyrus oleraceus cultivar Zhongwan6 chromosome 5, CAAS_Psat_ZW6_1.0, whole genome shotgun sequence window:
- the LOC127085699 gene encoding octanoyltransferase LIP2p, chloroplastic, translating into MILLGECCCFTLTKPRFLRPNADSVSNVHRRRRIKRVQCLRKCELIDFHQELIPYEVAWSLQKHIVKEKKSQIQNEGDCDDTLIVLQHPSVFTLGTASSDNNLNFDIKNPPFHVHRTERGGEVTYHGPGQLVMYPIINLRKHKMDLHWYLRKLEEVVIGVLSSTFSIHASRVEGLTGVWVGNEKVAAIGIRVDQWITYHGLALNVTTDLSPFKWIVPCGIRDRQVGSIKGLLREARSSCNDHGTSDLRGLDDNSLVDMIHKSLIEEFSKVFQLEYHNRTISVPMLCESEGKEVIYQRNSKLEFL; encoded by the exons ATGATTTTGTTGGGAGAGTGTTGTTGTTTCACTCTCACCAAACCTCGTTTTCTCCGACCCAACGCCGATTCAGTTTCCAATGTCCacagaagaagaagaatcaaAAGGGTGCAATGTTTGCGAAAGTGTGAACTCATAGATTTCCATCAAGAGTTGATTCCTTACGAAGTGGCATGGTCTTTACAAAAACACATTGTCAAAGAAAAGAAATCACAGATTCAAAACGAAGGAGATTGCGACGACACTCTCATTGTTTTGCAACACCCTTCTGTTTTTACTTTGGGTACCGCTAGTTCCGACAATAACCTCAATTTCGACATTAAAAATCCTCCCTTTCATGTTCATCGTACCGAACGTGGTGGAGAAGTTACATACCATGGTCCTGGTCAG CTAGTGATGTATCCAATTATCAACCTTAGAAAACATAAGATGGATCTTCATTGGTATCTCAGAAAACTTGAAGAGGTTGTTATTGGTGTTCTGTCTTCAACCTTTTCGATTCATGCTTCTCGGGTGGAAGGTTTAACCGGTGTTTGGGTTG GAAATGAGAAAGTGGCAGCTATAGGTATAAGAGTGGATCAATGGATAACCTACCATGGCTTAGCACTCAATGTCACGACGGATTTGAGTCCCTTTAAATGGATCGTCCCGTGTGGAATCCGCGACCGTCAAGTTGGGAGTATCAAAGGGTTACTGAGAGAAGCTCGGTCATCATGTAATGATCATGGAACATCTGATTTGCGTGGTTTGGATGATAACAGTCTTGTTGATATGATTCATAAGTCCTTAATTGAAGAGTTCTCAAAAGTGTTTCAGCTTGAGTACCATAATAGAACTATTTCTGTACCCATGTTGTGTGAAAGTGAAGGAAAGGAAGTTATATACCAAAGAAACAGCAAACTTGAATTTTTGTAA